In a single window of the Pseudomonas sp. B21-015 genome:
- the rbbA gene encoding ribosome-associated ATPase/putative transporter RbbA: MTGLALNATRLQHRYGQQQALTDITFSLPAGIRCGLIGPDGAGKSSLLGLIAGVKTLQDGQLEVLGGSIQDRRHRNSLYSRIAFMPQGLGGNLYPDLSIRENIHFFATLFGLSGAECDQRMHSLLLATDLLRFAERPAGKLSGGMKQKLGLCCALIHEPDLLILDEPTTGVDPLSRRRFWELIDDVRCQRPQLTLLVATAYMEEAEQFEHCLMLDGGKLIAAGLSRDLGAATPSGKLDEAFTHFQGVTGHDNQPLAIPPRTNATADIAIQAHDLTLRFGDFTAVDKVSFAIGRGEIFGFLGSNGCGKTTTMKVLTGLIPASEGSATLLGNPVNAKDLATRKRVGFMSQSFSLYGELSVRQNLDLHARMFDLPKADSAQRIDELIQRFNLGSVAHQSSGALPLGLRQRLSLAVAVLHRPEVLILDEPTSGVDPAARDDFWRLLIELSREQGVTIFLSTHFMNEAQRCDRISLMHAGKVLACDTPVALQQQFNGQTLEAAFVTCLEQAQGPNATAAPPASIDATIAPTTPMKDHGFSFGRLRALASREGKELLRDKVRMAFALLGAMLMMVIFGYGISLDVEKLAFAVYDQDQTPQSRAYLEAFRGSRYFDEQPPISDATQLHRRLQRSEIKLALEIPPGFGRDLFAGRQPAVAAWLDGGMPFRAETSRNYVEAVHLANLEQLAEQSSPAPNRQAAAELETRFRYNQDVISVNAIGPGVMALILAFIPAMLTALGIVREKELGSITNFYATPLTRLEFLLGKQAPYLAVSLINLAVLTAMNRWLFGVPFKGSALTLAFGGLLYVLATTSMGLLISAFTRTQIAAILGTMIITSLPTIQFSGLIVPRSSLDGAAAVMGMLFPAGYFLDIAVGTFTKALDIRQLWPQCLALFGFFLGFTGLSLAMLKKQEV, from the coding sequence ATGACCGGCCTGGCACTGAACGCCACGCGCCTTCAGCACCGTTATGGCCAACAGCAGGCGCTGACCGACATCACGTTCAGCCTGCCCGCCGGTATCCGATGCGGGTTGATTGGTCCGGATGGCGCCGGTAAATCCAGCCTGCTGGGATTGATCGCCGGCGTGAAGACGTTACAAGACGGCCAACTGGAAGTGCTCGGTGGCTCGATCCAGGACCGGCGCCACCGCAACAGCCTCTACTCGCGAATCGCGTTCATGCCTCAAGGTTTGGGCGGCAACCTGTACCCTGATCTCTCGATCCGCGAGAACATTCACTTCTTCGCCACACTGTTCGGGCTGTCCGGGGCCGAATGCGATCAGCGCATGCATAGCCTGCTGCTGGCCACTGATCTACTACGCTTTGCCGAGCGCCCGGCCGGCAAGCTATCGGGCGGAATGAAACAGAAGCTCGGCCTCTGTTGTGCGCTGATCCATGAACCGGACCTGTTGATCCTCGATGAACCGACCACTGGCGTCGATCCCTTGTCCCGGCGGCGCTTCTGGGAGTTGATTGATGACGTTCGGTGCCAACGCCCGCAACTGACGCTACTGGTCGCTACCGCGTATATGGAAGAGGCCGAGCAGTTCGAACACTGCCTGATGCTCGATGGCGGCAAACTGATCGCCGCCGGTTTGAGCCGCGACTTGGGAGCGGCTACCCCCAGCGGCAAGCTCGATGAGGCCTTCACCCATTTTCAGGGCGTCACTGGCCATGACAACCAGCCGCTGGCAATCCCTCCTCGAACCAATGCCACTGCCGACATCGCCATCCAAGCCCATGACCTGACCCTGCGCTTCGGCGATTTCACGGCTGTGGACAAGGTCAGCTTCGCCATCGGCCGCGGCGAGATCTTCGGGTTTCTGGGCTCCAACGGCTGCGGCAAAACCACCACCATGAAAGTGCTCACCGGGCTGATTCCTGCCAGCGAAGGCAGCGCCACGCTGCTGGGCAATCCGGTGAACGCCAAGGATCTGGCCACCCGCAAACGCGTCGGCTTCATGTCCCAGAGCTTCTCGCTGTATGGCGAACTCAGCGTGCGGCAGAACCTGGACTTGCACGCGCGGATGTTCGATTTGCCCAAGGCCGACAGCGCGCAGCGCATCGACGAGCTGATCCAGCGCTTCAACCTGGGCAGCGTCGCTCATCAATCATCCGGTGCACTGCCGCTTGGCCTGCGCCAACGGTTATCCCTGGCGGTGGCGGTACTGCATCGCCCGGAAGTGCTGATCCTCGACGAACCGACCTCCGGCGTCGACCCGGCGGCCCGGGACGATTTCTGGCGACTGCTGATCGAACTGTCCCGCGAACAGGGCGTGACGATTTTCCTGTCCACCCATTTCATGAACGAAGCCCAGCGCTGCGACCGCATTTCACTGATGCATGCCGGCAAGGTACTGGCCTGCGACACCCCGGTAGCCCTGCAACAGCAGTTCAACGGCCAGACACTGGAGGCCGCATTTGTCACCTGCCTGGAACAGGCCCAGGGCCCGAACGCAACGGCGGCGCCACCAGCATCCATCGACGCGACAATCGCACCGACCACACCGATGAAAGATCACGGCTTCAGTTTTGGACGGCTGCGGGCACTGGCGAGTCGTGAAGGCAAGGAACTGCTGCGCGATAAAGTGCGCATGGCCTTCGCCCTGCTCGGGGCGATGCTCATGATGGTGATCTTCGGCTACGGCATTTCCCTGGATGTGGAAAAACTCGCCTTCGCGGTCTACGACCAGGACCAGACTCCGCAAAGCCGGGCTTATCTGGAGGCCTTCCGCGGCTCCCGCTACTTCGATGAGCAACCCCCCATAAGCGATGCGACGCAGTTGCATCGACGGCTGCAGCGCTCGGAAATCAAACTGGCGCTGGAGATCCCGCCAGGGTTCGGCCGAGACCTGTTCGCCGGTCGCCAACCCGCTGTGGCGGCCTGGCTCGATGGCGGCATGCCGTTTCGCGCCGAAACCAGCCGCAACTATGTGGAAGCGGTACACCTGGCCAATCTGGAGCAATTGGCCGAGCAGTCCAGCCCAGCGCCAAACCGGCAAGCAGCGGCCGAACTGGAAACCCGCTTCCGCTACAACCAGGACGTCATCAGCGTCAACGCCATCGGTCCCGGGGTGATGGCACTGATCCTGGCGTTCATCCCGGCCATGCTGACTGCGCTGGGCATCGTGCGGGAGAAAGAATTGGGCTCGATCACCAACTTCTACGCCACACCGCTGACCCGCCTGGAGTTCCTGCTAGGCAAACAAGCGCCGTATCTGGCCGTCAGCCTGATCAACCTCGCCGTCCTGACGGCCATGAACCGCTGGCTGTTCGGCGTGCCCTTCAAGGGCAGCGCACTGACCCTGGCCTTCGGCGGGCTGCTCTACGTGCTGGCGACCACCAGCATGGGTCTGTTGATTTCGGCGTTCACCCGAACCCAGATCGCCGCCATCCTCGGCACCATGATCATCACCAGTCTGCCGACCATTCAGTTTTCCGGTTTGATCGTGCCGCGCTCGTCCCTTGATGGCGCGGCCGCCGTCATGGGGATGTTGTTTCCGGCGGGCTACTTCCTCGACATCGCCGTCGGCACCTTTACCAAGGCGCTGGATATCCGACAGTTATGGCCGCAATGCCTGGCACTGTTCGGGTTCTTTCTCGGGTTCACCGGGCTTAGCCTGGCCATGCTGAAAAAGCAGGAGGTCTGA
- a CDS encoding EVE domain-containing protein: protein MAYWLMKSEPDEFSIQDLEKLGRARWDGVRNYQARNFLRTMAVGDEFFFYHSSCPEPGIAGIGKIVEAAYPDPTALEPESHYFDPKATQEKNAWSAIDVAHVKTFPNVLKLDYLKQQAALAQMPLVQKGSRLSVMPVTAEQWAAVLGLR, encoded by the coding sequence ATGGCCTATTGGCTGATGAAATCCGAGCCGGACGAGTTCTCTATCCAAGATCTGGAGAAGCTTGGCCGAGCGCGCTGGGACGGGGTTCGTAACTATCAGGCGCGGAATTTTCTGCGAACCATGGCGGTGGGGGATGAGTTCTTTTTCTACCATTCCAGCTGCCCTGAGCCAGGGATTGCCGGGATCGGCAAGATTGTCGAGGCGGCGTACCCGGACCCGACGGCACTGGAGCCGGAGAGTCATTACTTCGACCCGAAAGCCACCCAGGAGAAAAACGCCTGGAGTGCGATCGATGTTGCTCACGTCAAAACGTTTCCCAACGTTCTGAAGCTGGACTATCTGAAGCAGCAAGCGGCGCTGGCGCAGATGCCACTGGTACAGAAAGGTTCGCGACTGTCGGTGATGCCGGTGACGGCCGAGCAATGGGCAGCGGTGCTTGGTCTGCGCTAA
- a CDS encoding HlyD family secretion protein — protein sequence MSTHSRSSLFFAFLLGALLLAAGGFGYWKSTLNRLPAGLYVGNGRLEATEVQIASKTPGRLAEVLVDEGDKVTKGQLLARMDTRTLEAQRRQAEAEVIRARENLSAAQANVQLRQSEQLLAHQELKRSQELFKRGFASGQIIDQQQSRFDTGNAAVTAARAQVSAVGAAIGAAQAQVAQLTSEIDDSSLRAPIDGVIQLRMAEPGEVLGAGGRVLLLIDPNDQYMNLYLAASVAGRLAVGDDARILLDALPGQPLPAKISFVAAKSQFTPKEVETRDERQKLVFRVKLRLTQPSAVPQAKPGMPGSGYVRTAPIDWPANLQ from the coding sequence ATGTCGACGCACAGCCGTTCCTCGCTTTTTTTCGCTTTTCTACTGGGGGCTTTGCTACTGGCCGCTGGGGGATTTGGTTATTGGAAGTCGACGCTTAACCGGCTGCCTGCAGGGCTGTATGTCGGCAATGGCCGGCTTGAAGCCACTGAAGTGCAGATCGCCAGCAAGACACCCGGCCGGCTGGCTGAAGTACTGGTGGACGAAGGCGACAAGGTGACCAAAGGCCAACTGCTGGCCCGCATGGACACCCGAACCCTTGAAGCTCAACGCCGTCAGGCTGAAGCCGAAGTGATACGCGCCCGGGAAAACCTCTCTGCCGCCCAGGCCAATGTGCAACTGCGCCAGAGCGAGCAGCTGCTTGCCCATCAAGAGCTCAAACGCTCCCAGGAATTGTTTAAGCGCGGGTTCGCCAGTGGCCAGATCATCGACCAACAGCAGTCGCGCTTCGACACCGGTAACGCGGCCGTCACCGCGGCCCGCGCTCAGGTGTCCGCCGTTGGCGCAGCCATTGGCGCGGCTCAGGCACAAGTCGCTCAGTTAACCAGCGAAATTGACGACAGCAGCTTACGGGCCCCCATCGACGGAGTGATTCAGCTTCGCATGGCCGAACCCGGTGAAGTGCTCGGCGCCGGTGGGCGGGTACTGCTGCTGATCGACCCGAACGACCAGTACATGAACCTCTATCTAGCGGCATCCGTGGCCGGACGCCTGGCGGTCGGCGATGATGCGCGGATTCTGCTGGACGCCCTGCCCGGCCAGCCGTTGCCGGCGAAAATCAGTTTCGTGGCGGCCAAATCGCAGTTCACGCCCAAAGAAGTCGAAACCCGCGACGAGCGTCAGAAACTGGTGTTTCGGGTCAAGCTACGCCTGACCCAACCCAGCGCCGTGCCCCAGGCCAAACCGGGGATGCCCGGTAGTGGCTACGTGCGCACCGCTCCCATTGACTGGCCGGCCAATCTTCAATGA
- a CDS encoding 5-formyltetrahydrofolate cyclo-ligase, with amino-acid sequence MTEPALLPRPQLRRMLRKARRALTPNQQRQAARGLYKQLAQHPLFRRAKHISLYLPTDGEIDPRLLMRAAQRRGKATYLPVLSAWPRTKMVFQRIRPGEKLKPNRFRIPEPRHNIARQRKVWALDLVLLPLVGFDDVGGRLGMGGGFYDRSLAYLARRKNWRKPTLLGLAHECQKVQRLAQASWDVPLQGTVTDKAWYLAG; translated from the coding sequence ATGACCGAACCTGCGCTGCTGCCCCGCCCGCAACTTCGACGCATGCTGCGCAAGGCCCGCCGCGCACTGACTCCCAATCAGCAGCGCCAGGCCGCTCGCGGGCTGTATAAGCAATTGGCCCAGCACCCGCTGTTCCGCCGCGCCAAACACATATCTCTGTACCTGCCCACCGACGGTGAAATCGATCCGCGCCTGCTGATGCGTGCCGCGCAACGTCGGGGCAAGGCGACGTACCTGCCGGTGCTCAGTGCCTGGCCGCGAACCAAAATGGTGTTCCAGCGGATTCGTCCCGGCGAAAAGCTCAAACCCAACCGCTTCCGTATCCCCGAACCACGGCACAACATCGCCCGACAACGCAAGGTCTGGGCGCTGGATCTGGTGTTGTTGCCGCTGGTGGGGTTTGACGATGTCGGCGGGCGCCTGGGAATGGGCGGTGGTTTCTACGATCGGAGCCTGGCGTACCTGGCGCGCCGTAAAAATTGGCGCAAGCCGACGCTATTGGGCCTGGCCCATGAATGTCAGAAGGTTCAACGATTGGCTCAGGCGAGCTGGGATGTGCCGCTGCAGGGAACGGTCACGGACAAGGCGTGGTATCTCGCGGGCTAG